One Brassica napus cultivar Da-Ae chromosome C2, Da-Ae, whole genome shotgun sequence DNA window includes the following coding sequences:
- the BNAC02G32690D gene encoding uncharacterized protein BNAC02G32690D, producing MSLNCLSCQALPRTDSNKEFDLSGPGPSTVKSNPVLGKSKTYCADQVGGRNWSGNLNARISEKIGRSGSSLAQRMKKVKKTPHIRLSGTVGSNSGNGLLRTEQPTLVRSSGMRRNWSFENLRDQGLIEEKSKANI from the coding sequence ATGAGTCTAAATTGTCTATCATGCCAAGCTCTTCCACGAACCGATTCAAACAAAGAATTTGATCTCTCTGGTCCCGGACCATCAACGGTCAAAAGTAACCCCGTCTTAGGTAAAAGTAAAACTTATTGTGCTGATCAGGTTGGTGGGAGAAATTGGTCAGGTAATTTGAATGCTAGGATCTCTGAGAAAATTGGAAGATCAGGATCGTCTTTAGCGCAGAGAATGAAGAAGGTGAAAAAGACTCCTCATATTAGGCTGAGTGGTACGGTTGGTTCTAACTCTGGCAATGGATTGCTTAGAACCGAACAGCCAACGCTTGTGAGAAGTAGTGGAATGAGAAGGAATTGGAGTTTTGAGAATTTGAGAGATCAAGGGTTGATAGAAGAGAAGAGCAAGGCTAACATATGA
- the LOC125582438 gene encoding uncharacterized protein LOC125582438 produces MKGFATYTDLISCLLLAEANNELLMKNSEARPVGTAPLPEANKVEKKNPNECNYIQNDKRSHGKGRGGYRNRDNYSNGRGRYLAGRKGNHNNRGRGSIPDRGRGGYGRGRGGISKPSYSTKSVCHRCGMSNHWTKNCRTPKHLCELYQESIKDKNPEAHMVHDSGYEADKESDVANDDLMDFETSDSDSQTIAHAVTAPGISVGTCRTTCSRTDSHQAI; encoded by the exons ATGAAAGGCTTCgccacatacactgatctgatctcgtgcctgctACTGGCCGAGGCAAATAAtgagctcctgatgaagaacagtgaagcTAGGCCTGTTGGAACAGCCCCATTACCAGAGGCAAATaaagttgaaaagaaaaatcccAACGAGTGCAATTACATCCAGAATGATAAGAGATCACACGGCAAAGGCCGAGGTGGATACAGAAACCGTGACAATTACTCGAACGGCCGAGGTAGATACTTAGccggccggaaaggaaaccacaataaccgtggtcgtggttccattCCCGACCGTGGCCGAGGCGGTTATGGCCGAGGTCGAGGTGGTatatccaaaccgtcttactcgaccaaatccgtttgTCACAGATGTGGGATGAGCAACCATTGGACCAAGAATTGTAGAACTCCTAAGCACTTATGTGAGCTCTACCAAGAAAGTATTAAggacaagaacccggaggctcaTATGGTTCATGATTCCGGATATGAGGCTGATAAAGAATCCGATGTTGCAAATGACGACCTGATGGActttgagacttctgatt ctgatagccagACCATTGCTCATGCGGTCACAGCTCCCGGTATCAGCGTGGGGACATGCCGTACTACATGCAgcagaactgattcgcatcaggccatctag
- the LOC106381839 gene encoding ubiquitin carboxyl-terminal hydrolase 21 has protein sequence MDSIPPSSLQILSQILPLFGIFLLNFETFTNFWSQFQKFLLQLPSNRSRGRRFPPKLNPSFLFYFFSSISLAFLRKFDLGLLLMASSDPPPSPKIENPVKTLDDESSPTAPIRALVTHSLALSSPIRQIQNPDETSSSPSNKTIFTPSSADNEYRASQIPPDDNSRSPGSYMPSFEYLSDDDDDHKMEPAEPFSWSYLKNEPTGVGAGLYNSGNTCFIASVLQCFTHTVPLLDALRSYKYQDPCNCGNENFCVLKSLRDHIELALRSSGYDLQIHRFRDNLNYFSSDFQINNQEDAHEFLQSFLDKLERCSLDLTSRNTPGTVVSSQGVNIVDNVFGGRLVSKLRCCNCNSISETFEPSVGWSLEIDDVEDLLSALESFTCVEKLEDQLTCDDCKEKVSKEKQLNFDKLPLVATFHLKRFKNDGVYMEKIFKDVKFPLELDMLPYMSSNENPQVSTKYYLYAMVEHQGSGVHFGHYSSYVRSAPGTWHHFDDAKVRRISEECVLSKNAYMLFYAREGTPWFSSAFEELKTLYEATLISFSPTSVLETTCREECNANKACNGSVGVSIPSGSYSDYRCDEPQDEVFYSAEPISYDVSFAFKSPPKADESGKPSAETFHQKEATLYPAGNRATTIDASVPEIKTQEKDPSPKRKAAERATIGEEAYLPKHKIQKPNSFSKRQGSFQIQREHLQNKKKEETHETKPIRSTVAAASVADVKEKEHAIQYLRNIPSSRSRMLAAAIGVEVKKKNISNIRRSNLHRNLSERPSN, from the exons ATGGACTCAATCCCACCTTCTTCCCTCCAAATCCTTTCCCAAATCCTCCCCCTTTTCGGAATATTCCTCCTAAATTTCGAAACTTTCACCAATTTTTGGAgccaatttcaaaaatttctcctTCAATTACCTTCGAATCGATCTCGAGGTAGACGATTTCCCCCAAAACTAAACCCTAGCTTCCTCTTCTACTTCTTCTCCTCCATTTCCCTCGCTTTCCTCAGAAAATTCGATCTGGGTTTGTTGCTAATGGCGTCGAGTGATCCACCGCCGTCTCCTAAAATCGAAAACCCAGTCAAAACCCTAGACGACGAGTCTTCCCCCACCGCTCCGATTCGAGCCCTCGTTACTCACTCCCTCGCGCTCTCCTCACCAATTCGCCAGATCCAAAACCCAGATGAAACTTCATCTTCTCCCTCTAACAAAACCATATTCACGCCTTCTTCAGCCGATAACGAGTACAGAGCTTCTCAGATTCCGCCTGACGACAACTCTCGCTCACCAGGGAGTTACATGCCTAGTTTTGAGTATCTTAGCGACGACGACGATGATCACAAGATGGAACCTGCAGAGCCCTTCTCATGGTCGTATCTGAAGAACGAACCCACTGGTGTT GGTGCTGGATTGTATAACTCAGGCAACACTTGTTTCATAGCTTCTGTGTTGCAGTGCTTCACTCATACTGTGCCTCTTCTCGACGCTCTTCGTTCTTACAAGTATCAAGATCCTTGCAACT gtGGCAATGAGAATTTCTGTGTTCTGAAGTCTCTCAGGGATCATATCGAGCTTGCTCTGAGGTCTTCAGGATATGATCTACAGATCCATCGGTTTCGTGATAACCTTAATT ATTTCTCGTCTGACTTCCAGATAAACAACCAAGAAGACGCTCATGAGTTTCTGCAGTCGTTTTTGGATAAGTTAGAGAGATGTTCTTTGGATCTTACTAGTAGAAATACTCCTGGAACTGTTGTCTCTTCTCAAGGTGTTAACATTGTTGACAATGTCTTTGGTGGGCGTCTCGTTAGTAAG CTTCGTTGCTGCAACTGCAACTCCATTTCAGAGACTTTTGAACCGTCTGTTGGATGGAGTCTTGAAATAGACGATGTGGAAGATCTTTTGAGCGCTCTAGAGTCTTTTACGTGCGTTGAAAAACTCGAGGACCAGCTTACGTGCGATGATTGTAAAGAGAAAGTCTCAAAGGAGAAGCAACTTAACTTCGATAAGCTGCCTCTTGTTGCTACGTTCCATTTGAAGAGGTTTAAGAATGATGGAGTCTATATGGAGAAGATTTTTAAAGATGTCAAGTTCCCTTTGGAGTTGGATATGCTTCCTTACATGAGCAGTAACGAAAATCCTCAA GTTTCAACAAAATACTATCTCTATGCCATGGTGGAGCATCAAGGGAGTGGAGTACATTTTGGTCACTACTCATCGTATGTGAGGTCAGCTCCTGGGACATGGCACCATTTTGATGACGCAAAG GTCAGGAGAATCAGCGAAGAATGTGTTCTATCAAAGAATGCTTATATGTTGTTTTATGCAAGagaaggaactccttggttctCTAGTGCTTTTGAAGAGCTGAAGACATTATATGAAGCTACTCTGATAAGTTTCTCTCCCACGTCTGTGCTTGAGACCACCTGCAGAGAAGAGTGTAATGCCAACAAAGCTTGTAATGGCTCGGTTGGAGTATCTATCCCGAGTGGAAGTTACTCAGATTACCGTTGTGATGAGCCACAAGATGAAGTGTTTTATTCGGCAGAGCCTATCAGTTATGACGTATCTTTCGCCTTTAAGTCACCACCAAAGGCTGATGAATCTGGGAAACCGTCTGCTGAGACCTTTCACCAAAAAGAGGCTACTTTGTATCCAGCTGGCAACAGAGCTACTACCATTGACGCTTCTGTGCCTGAGATCAAGACTCAAGAAAAAGACCCATCTCCAAAACGAAAAG CTGCTGAGAGAGCTACCATTGGTGAAGAAGCTTATCTGCCTAAGCACAAGATTCAAAAACCAAACTCTTTTTCAAAACGACAAG GATCATTTCAGATTCAACGAGAGCATTTGCAAAataagaagaaggaagaaactcATGAAACAAAGCCGATTAGAAGCACCGTTGCTGCTGCTTCTGTAGCAGATGTTAAGGAGAAAGAACATGCTATTCAATATCTCAGGAACATCCCTTCGTCTCGCTCTCGAATGCTTGCTGCAGCTATAGGTGTTGAGGTCAAAAAGAAGAATATCTCTAACATCAGAAGATCGAATCTTCACAGGAATCTCTCTGAACGGCCATCAAATTGA